The sequence CACATGTCTCGAATTGGGCAATTCTCGGCGATTTAACTACGCTATATGACTTATCAGCTCCATGGATCCTTCCTCAAATTGAGGCGAAAGAAATCAAAATCGTTGTCATCAATAATTTTGGAGGAGGAATCTTTGCTAGAAAGTTTCAAGAGAAATGCCTGCAGAATGCCCATCGCACGCAGTTTAAGCATTTTGCAGCGTTGTGGGATCTTGCTTACGAAAAATGGGATCGTATACCTAAAAAAGGGGGAAGGGGCAAAAGAATGCTTATTGAACTCTGTCCAAATATTGAGTCTACCGAGCGTTTTTGGAATAAGTTTTCTGAGATAAAGAAGAGAGCATGCAGCGCCGCCTTTCATTAATCGCCCTACCGGGGTTCCTTGGCAACCCAAAAGATTGGGATTGCTTTCAAGCAAAAAACTTAGGGGTTCATGAGTTCATTCCTACTGCACTACCTGAGAGAAATTCTTTTACAGAGTTTGCTAGGCAATTCAATAGCTATGCCGCAAAAATTTCATCACAGAGAGTTCTTATGGGCTATTCGATGGGAGGACGGCTTGCTTTACACGCGCTTATAAATCAGCCTAAAATATGGACAAAAGCTATTTTGATTTCCACTCACCCGGGGTTAACTTTAGACCCAGAAAAAGAAGTCCGGCTTTCAAATGACAACCAATGGGCAGAAACTTTTCTTTATGAACCATGGGAGAGCGCAATAAAAAAATGGAGTAGCCAAGCCATTTTTAAAGAATCTAAAGGGGTCTTCAATCGTCAGGAAAACAATCGCCCTTTCTTAGCATCTTGTTTAAAAAATTATTCTTTAGGATGCCAA is a genomic window of Chlamydiales bacterium STE3 containing:
- a CDS encoding hypothetical protein (Product derived from UniProtKB/Trembl:Q6MCA8), whose protein sequence is MQRRLSLIALPGFLGNPKDWDCFQAKNLGVHEFIPTALPERNSFTEFARQFNSYAAKISSQRVLMGYSMGGRLALHALINQPKIWTKAILISTHPGLTLDPEKEVRLSNDNQWAETFLYEPWESAIKKWSSQAIFKESKGVFNRQENNRPFLASCLKNYSLGCQENLRAALADLEMPILWITGKKDKKFSLIAKQLIFKNSSSKWVVIEDAGHRVPWEQPQSFQKVVYSFLKED